A genomic window from Clostridium aceticum includes:
- a CDS encoding Crp/Fnr family transcriptional regulator gives MNPILLSLQDCNLFKLKSLEEIDSLLSHIHYSVDTFKENEVVFSPYQIADKMGIILSGAVDVQKLFPCGKVVILNRRTASDLIAEASLFSKTKYYPSTISACTTCQILFIHKDELLKLFLIDEGIMSCFLESVSNRVLALNRKIEVLSLTSIAEKIAYFLLYDHYDDDNSTILLPFSKKAWAEHMNVSRPSLLRELKKLEIDGLISIDKRVIQIKDFQRLKEILLD, from the coding sequence ATGAATCCTATACTATTATCCCTGCAAGACTGCAACTTGTTTAAACTTAAGTCTTTAGAGGAAATTGACTCCCTCCTATCCCATATCCACTATAGCGTTGACACTTTTAAAGAAAATGAAGTTGTATTTTCCCCTTACCAAATTGCAGATAAGATGGGCATCATTTTGTCTGGTGCTGTAGATGTTCAAAAACTTTTTCCATGCGGAAAAGTTGTTATCCTCAATCGAAGAACAGCTTCAGATCTCATTGCTGAAGCTTCATTGTTTTCTAAAACAAAATATTATCCATCTACGATTTCTGCATGTACAACCTGCCAGATCTTATTTATACATAAAGATGAACTTTTGAAGTTATTTTTAATAGATGAAGGTATCATGTCATGTTTTTTAGAGTCTGTATCAAACCGTGTATTAGCATTAAATAGGAAAATTGAAGTTCTTTCTTTGACTTCTATCGCAGAAAAAATAGCGTACTTTTTGCTATATGACCATTACGATGATGATAACAGTACAATCCTGCTGCCTTTTTCAAAAAAGGCCTGGGCAGAGCATATGAATGTTTCAAGACCTTCACTTTTAAGGGAATTAAAGAAACTTGAAATAGATGGACTGATATCTATTGATAAAAGAGTGATCCAAATAAAGGATTTCCAGAGGTTAAAGGAAATCCTCCTTGACTAA
- a CDS encoding heavy metal translocating P-type ATPase, protein MVWKMKESPLLYCQVIHSLPGRIRLGSRAFRYLGKYTKEIMEYLGNAGCITYSEISIITENVLIYYDKDKASPEDIKKIIESVISSYSLVSFQAERKMKSLTSVDERSLQEEPISKILARITITGAVLASSFFLKGPAVVSANLWKRFLTFPAVSSMIMSIPVFKSGVASFKSSMRPNADTLTSVAVLSSIVAGQDISALTTILLADIAELLTAYTMDRTRNAIRDMLSVGEDFAWRMKKDGERERIRVQEVRPNDSILIYTGEKISIDGVVEEGEAVIDQSSITGEYMPAVKTIGDQVFAGSVLKNGFLRVKAEKVGDQTAVARILHLVEEASYQKSDIQLFADRFSAQFIPFNFGLALMVYLFTKNSTRALNMLVVDYSCGVRLSTATAFSASIYTAARNGVLIKGGNYIEKLAESRTLILDKTGTITEGKPQVASMLPAHPWIETREMMELAAAAEETSSHPLALAILDKVKGSGWNIPQHEEIEVFVARGVQTIVEGHVIRVGNMRFMEENHIDTSSIQEKIFTLMQRQEIIVYVAKDEKIIGIIGIQDKLRENMKKSINRLRLLGMDDMILLTGDLEHQADFISHRMAMDDFESEMLPEDKARKILQLQSRGAKVTMVGDGINDAPALAYADVGIAMGGSKTDIAMESADITIASDNPLLIPETVYLSKKTMSIVKQNFASAIGINTLGLVLGSMGVIPVLWAAVLHNSSTIAVVLNSARLLFYDISKEV, encoded by the coding sequence ATGGTATGGAAGATGAAAGAAAGTCCTCTTTTATATTGTCAAGTCATTCATAGTCTACCAGGACGTATTCGCCTTGGGTCCCGTGCTTTTCGATATTTGGGGAAATATACAAAAGAAATTATGGAATACTTAGGAAATGCAGGCTGTATCACCTATAGTGAAATTAGTATTATTACTGAAAATGTATTGATTTATTATGACAAGGACAAAGCTTCACCAGAAGATATTAAAAAAATTATAGAATCTGTGATTTCTTCTTATTCACTTGTATCCTTCCAAGCAGAGCGTAAAATGAAAAGTTTAACTTCTGTAGATGAAAGAAGCCTTCAAGAAGAACCCATCAGCAAAATTTTAGCACGGATTACTATTACTGGGGCAGTTTTAGCTTCCTCCTTTTTTCTGAAGGGTCCCGCTGTTGTTTCTGCAAACCTATGGAAGAGGTTTTTGACCTTTCCTGCTGTCAGCAGCATGATAATGTCAATCCCTGTATTTAAAAGCGGTGTAGCATCTTTTAAAAGTAGTATGCGTCCTAATGCGGATACCTTGACTTCTGTAGCGGTGCTATCTTCGATTGTAGCAGGACAGGATATATCTGCCCTCACTACGATTCTATTGGCGGACATTGCTGAGTTGCTTACAGCATATACCATGGATCGTACTCGTAATGCTATTAGAGACATGCTTTCAGTGGGAGAAGATTTTGCATGGCGTATGAAGAAGGATGGAGAAAGAGAAAGAATTAGAGTTCAAGAAGTAAGACCTAATGACAGCATTCTGATTTATACGGGAGAAAAAATTAGCATCGATGGGGTGGTGGAGGAAGGAGAGGCAGTGATCGACCAGTCTTCTATCACAGGAGAATATATGCCGGCTGTAAAAACTATAGGAGATCAGGTTTTCGCTGGTTCTGTTCTGAAAAATGGCTTCCTGAGGGTGAAGGCAGAAAAAGTAGGGGATCAAACAGCTGTAGCTAGAATTCTGCATTTGGTTGAAGAGGCCTCCTATCAAAAATCAGATATTCAATTGTTTGCAGATAGATTCTCTGCTCAATTTATTCCCTTTAACTTTGGACTAGCACTGATGGTATATCTTTTCACCAAGAATTCTACCCGTGCTTTAAATATGCTGGTGGTGGACTATTCTTGTGGTGTGCGATTGTCTACAGCTACTGCGTTTTCTGCATCTATTTATACAGCTGCCCGCAATGGTGTATTAATCAAAGGTGGCAACTATATTGAAAAATTAGCAGAAAGTCGTACCTTGATTCTTGATAAAACAGGAACCATTACAGAAGGCAAACCACAGGTGGCAAGTATGCTACCAGCACATCCATGGATTGAGACCCGTGAAATGATGGAGCTGGCAGCAGCAGCTGAAGAAACCTCTAGTCATCCATTGGCTTTGGCTATCTTGGATAAGGTGAAGGGCAGTGGATGGAATATTCCTCAGCATGAAGAGATTGAAGTCTTTGTAGCAAGAGGGGTGCAAACTATTGTAGAAGGTCATGTGATTCGGGTAGGAAATATGCGTTTTATGGAGGAAAACCATATTGATACTTCCTCTATACAGGAAAAAATATTTACATTGATGCAGCGACAAGAGATTATTGTGTATGTTGCAAAGGACGAAAAAATCATAGGGATCATAGGTATTCAAGATAAACTCAGAGAGAATATGAAAAAATCCATCAACAGATTGCGGTTACTGGGCATGGATGATATGATTCTACTGACAGGGGATTTAGAGCATCAAGCAGATTTCATATCCCATAGAATGGCTATGGACGACTTTGAATCAGAAATGCTTCCTGAAGATAAAGCTAGGAAAATACTGCAACTTCAATCCAGAGGGGCTAAGGTTACGATGGTAGGAGATGGGATAAATGATGCACCGGCATTAGCCTATGCAGATGTGGGAATCGCTATGGGGGGAAGTAAAACAGATATTGCAATGGAATCTGCGGACATTACCATTGCCAGTGATAATCCTCTACTGATTCCAGAAACTGTTTACCTATCGAAAAAGACCATGAGTATAGTGAAGCAAAACTTTGCATCTGCTATCGGAATTAATACTTTAGGACTTGTACTGGGCTCCATGGGTGTGATTCCTGTACTTTGGGCGGCAGTTCTACACAATTCAAGCACCATCGCTGTAGTCCTAAACTCTGCAAGGTTGCTATTTTACGATATCAGTAAAGAGGTGTAA
- a CDS encoding HAD-IC family P-type ATPase: MLAVEEVHVLPGRMRLKSPQLYDKKIAETMHIAIEKLIGVKYSRVNYYTSSVLIVYDIEKTDQVSIQEEIKDILKNIKEGKSLVLTQNKTYLSAIQNQKKARNRFLFYGSLYVLFKVKNALFGVFPISRHIRLLITASVITTVEGYPALKRFFKHISNKAPRLSDVLLRITAISLIFLREDGMGCLLLSFRYINDYLRYATEVEYLRILHQSIVENMDLVTIETLQGEKMLMPIADLRVGEKIHLQKGDILPTDGVIIEGKALIDGIYGTGQLSILEMMPQDQVHEGMRVLDGDIIIEVTNLPHKMERAYHAVEEMRIYQKVTNYQEGIGSFSIVLAFINYLVTGNLLNALGIVLLLCPTASELAVHTGMNSYLHLLGKHKIFLKRPAAIEKAAYINHVAFDKTGTLSQGKAEATMDTEFYPNDVPKDLIREDAYALINALKKQGITRLSLLTGDTASKANYAGEVLGIDNIYSECSREEKGKIIGELKTTDEIMMVGDGVNDLEAMRYADISVGLVSSSCDKVKLYSDCIIFEDDLYKVADFIQLSQRSYRAIEQHTNFSKMYNITLGILAVFIPFNPYTAKSLNTINSLLVLLLSKRIEYFNPKREYKLLHEGEVLG; this comes from the coding sequence GTGTTGGCTGTGGAGGAAGTTCATGTTCTGCCAGGGAGGATGCGATTAAAAAGTCCCCAACTGTATGACAAAAAAATAGCAGAAACTATGCATATTGCTATAGAAAAATTGATAGGAGTAAAATACAGTAGGGTAAATTATTATACATCTTCTGTGCTAATCGTTTATGATATAGAAAAAACAGATCAAGTATCTATTCAAGAAGAAATAAAAGACATCTTAAAAAATATAAAGGAAGGAAAAAGTCTTGTTTTAACGCAGAACAAGACTTATCTAAGTGCCATACAAAATCAAAAAAAAGCTAGAAATAGATTTTTATTTTACGGCTCTCTTTATGTATTGTTTAAAGTAAAAAATGCTTTGTTTGGAGTATTTCCTATCAGTAGACACATAAGATTATTAATCACTGCTTCCGTCATTACCACTGTTGAAGGCTATCCAGCACTCAAGCGGTTTTTTAAACATATCTCAAATAAAGCCCCTAGATTGTCGGATGTTTTGTTAAGGATTACAGCCATCTCTCTGATTTTTCTTAGGGAGGATGGCATGGGGTGTTTACTGCTAAGCTTTAGATATATAAATGATTACTTAAGATATGCTACAGAAGTGGAGTATCTGAGAATTCTTCATCAAAGTATAGTAGAAAATATGGACCTAGTAACAATAGAAACTTTGCAAGGTGAGAAAATGTTAATGCCTATTGCAGATTTAAGGGTGGGAGAAAAAATTCATCTACAAAAAGGAGATATTCTTCCTACAGATGGTGTAATTATAGAAGGCAAAGCTCTTATTGATGGAATATATGGCACTGGGCAGTTAAGTATATTAGAAATGATGCCGCAGGATCAAGTTCACGAGGGAATGAGAGTTTTAGACGGGGATATTATCATAGAAGTTACAAATCTGCCTCATAAAATGGAAAGAGCTTATCATGCTGTAGAGGAAATGCGTATCTATCAAAAGGTAACTAACTATCAGGAAGGAATAGGCAGTTTTTCAATTGTACTAGCCTTTATTAATTATCTAGTTACGGGAAATTTATTAAATGCTTTAGGAATCGTACTTTTGCTTTGTCCTACTGCTTCTGAATTGGCTGTTCATACAGGAATGAATAGCTATCTCCATTTATTAGGAAAACATAAAATTTTTCTTAAACGTCCTGCCGCAATAGAAAAAGCAGCCTACATCAATCATGTAGCCTTTGATAAGACTGGGACGTTGAGTCAGGGGAAAGCAGAGGCCACTATGGACACTGAGTTTTACCCTAATGATGTACCTAAGGATCTAATACGAGAAGATGCTTATGCTTTAATAAACGCTTTAAAAAAACAAGGTATTACAAGATTATCTTTACTTACGGGGGATACTGCTTCTAAGGCTAATTATGCAGGGGAAGTCTTGGGGATTGATAATATATATAGTGAATGCAGTAGAGAAGAAAAAGGAAAAATAATTGGGGAGCTAAAAACGACAGATGAGATTATGATGGTAGGAGATGGGGTTAATGACCTAGAAGCTATGCGTTACGCAGATATAAGCGTTGGTTTAGTAAGCTCTTCCTGTGATAAAGTCAAACTTTATTCAGATTGTATCATATTTGAAGATGATCTATATAAGGTGGCAGATTTTATTCAACTATCTCAAAGATCCTATAGAGCAATAGAACAACATACTAATTTTTCTAAGATGTATAATATCACATTAGGGATTCTAGCGGTATTTATCCCATTTAATCCCTATACAGCAAAATCTTTGAATACGATCAATTCATTGTTGGTGTTGCTGCTGAGTAAAAGAATAGAGTATTTTAATCCAAAGAGAGAATATAAACTTCTTCATGAGGGTGAAGTGTTGGGATAA
- a CDS encoding HMA2 domain-containing protein: MKLYNKKIEIISSIPGRIRLNIEGLSKEEKLGYQVVCLFQELRGTKNVSFSRITGNILVLYNEDCLNEGKIIEHIKNFDFTKCLEVLPWTTGESIGKIISKSLNPFHLIGKKYSEKIYKTEYILSKRLIKVGFLLGLALFIFTSYSMNILSIGILAYPGILFAIASATYYYTAEIFKYHSIFIKKSETLGLMGRTTDIFIQDQVLLKEEKGNSILLEKDFSKAELQRCIVLGKINKPVTTEGETIIQELRKYGILNITLYTRKKDVLTEYLAYYLGIEDIHHLSDEEGPMAKESSNGVKLLVIQEDLIEDTRKTPRDVTIIIPKKLSKKIRSQEVVLLQKEFIRFPQILQLSGSIDELITRSQVTAVTINVIALFLTIMRQIHPFTALSIYGMNMFAQLIILQNNTQREKGVLYNAYE, encoded by the coding sequence ATGAAACTATATAATAAAAAAATAGAGATTATTTCTTCAATACCTGGGAGGATAAGACTAAATATTGAGGGGCTATCTAAAGAAGAAAAGCTAGGATATCAAGTAGTTTGTTTATTTCAAGAATTAAGAGGGACAAAGAATGTCTCCTTCAGCAGAATTACAGGGAATATCCTAGTTTTGTATAATGAAGATTGTTTAAATGAAGGAAAAATTATTGAGCATATTAAAAATTTTGATTTTACTAAATGCTTAGAGGTGCTTCCTTGGACTACAGGGGAGTCTATTGGAAAAATTATTTCTAAGTCATTAAACCCTTTCCATCTGATTGGAAAAAAGTATTCGGAAAAAATTTACAAAACTGAGTATATTTTGTCCAAAAGGTTAATAAAGGTGGGTTTCCTCTTAGGCCTTGCTTTATTTATATTTACATCCTATTCCATGAATATACTGTCGATAGGTATACTGGCTTATCCAGGGATTCTATTTGCAATAGCTTCAGCAACTTATTATTATACAGCTGAGATATTTAAGTATCATAGTATTTTTATAAAGAAAAGTGAAACTCTTGGCTTGATGGGAAGGACAACGGATATTTTTATTCAGGATCAGGTTTTATTAAAGGAAGAAAAAGGGAATAGTATTCTCTTAGAGAAGGACTTCTCCAAAGCTGAGTTACAAAGGTGCATTGTTTTGGGAAAAATAAACAAACCTGTAACGACTGAGGGAGAAACAATCATACAAGAACTTAGGAAATATGGAATTTTAAATATTACCCTATATACTAGGAAGAAAGATGTTTTGACGGAGTATTTGGCTTATTATCTTGGTATAGAAGATATCCATCACTTGAGTGATGAAGAAGGTCCTATGGCAAAAGAGAGTAGCAATGGGGTTAAGTTGTTGGTGATCCAGGAAGATTTAATAGAAGATACAAGAAAAACTCCAAGAGATGTTACTATTATTATTCCTAAGAAACTATCCAAGAAAATCAGATCACAGGAAGTTGTATTGCTGCAAAAGGAGTTTATAAGGTTCCCACAGATTTTGCAATTAAGCGGCAGTATAGATGAACTCATTACTCGCTCTCAAGTAACAGCAGTTACAATAAATGTGATTGCTCTATTCTTAACCATCATGCGACAAATACATCCTTTTACAGCCTTAAGTATATATGGTATGAATATGTTTGCTCAACTGATCATCTTACAAAACAATACCCAACGGGAAAAAGGAGTATTATATAATGCATACGAATAA
- a CDS encoding HMA2 domain-containing protein yields MIKTMEKKLCMPNFPGVIETKSFLKGRVRFYVPLIVGNPQNADIINTQMVKLKGIIAVETNTISGSVLINYNEEEIPPTIVFGVVIKLLGLEEELERIPQPILTKEINNIASALNHAIYDYSKGLVDLWSGVPMLLGILGIRQVLRSQATLPGGITLLWWSYSHLMSRREKQHV; encoded by the coding sequence GTGATAAAAACGATGGAAAAAAAGCTATGTATGCCGAATTTTCCAGGCGTTATTGAGACAAAAAGTTTCTTGAAGGGAAGGGTGCGTTTTTATGTCCCTCTAATTGTGGGAAATCCGCAAAACGCCGATATAATCAATACTCAGATGGTTAAGTTAAAAGGTATCATCGCAGTGGAAACAAACACAATCAGCGGCAGTGTTCTTATAAATTATAATGAAGAAGAAATTCCTCCAACGATTGTTTTTGGTGTTGTAATCAAACTGCTGGGTTTGGAGGAGGAACTAGAGCGTATTCCTCAGCCTATTCTTACAAAGGAAATTAATAATATCGCCAGTGCTTTGAACCATGCAATATATGACTATTCTAAAGGATTGGTTGACTTATGGTCAGGAGTGCCAATGCTTTTAGGAATCTTGGGTATACGACAAGTTTTACGTTCACAAGCAACCTTACCGGGGGGGATCACTTTACTGTGGTGGAGTTATTCTCATTTGATGAGTAGGAGGGAAAAACAGCATGTTTGA
- a CDS encoding HMA2 domain-containing protein has product MFDFITKVFLYFDKVEVVHSLPGRLRIYAPVAKMIPENLKVDNDWMNRLFSLIPGVNTVSFSPVTSSLLIHYDPGKTTEERVLAYIDNMIQIIKIHNKELQGVNENNLQETLNKFYHLVKNNLHTISSKFTK; this is encoded by the coding sequence ATGTTTGATTTTATTACAAAGGTTTTTCTTTATTTTGATAAAGTAGAAGTAGTACATAGCTTACCGGGAAGATTGCGTATTTATGCGCCTGTGGCTAAGATGATTCCTGAAAACCTTAAAGTAGATAATGATTGGATGAATCGACTTTTTTCTCTAATCCCTGGTGTGAATACTGTTTCCTTTAGCCCCGTAACAAGCAGCCTCTTGATTCATTATGATCCTGGTAAAACTACTGAAGAAAGAGTTCTAGCTTACATTGATAATATGATTCAAATTATAAAGATACACAACAAAGAGTTACAGGGAGTTAATGAAAATAATCTACAGGAAACACTAAACAAATTCTATCATCTCGTTAAAAACAATCTACATACCATTAGCAGTAAGTTTACGAAATAA
- a CDS encoding acyl-CoA dehydratase activase produces the protein MYSLGIDIGYASIKLVLINNNNEIKHTVYLLHKGRIQEVLKETIYNLLSRYALEDVKFAAITGNGSKFLAEEQEIQHINEVTAIVEGSRITEEKIGSIIEIGGQSAKYITEFNKNHKSQIKIGINADCSAGTGSFLEEQISRLDLKLEDYSIFTEKAQSIPRIAGRCSVFAKTDLIHHQQEGVCVEDLLLGLAYALVKNYKAAVIKKLPIRKPILFIGGVAYNLGIIRALKDVLSLDEGELIVPQQCGNVGALGAAVIANKDKLKIDLQKLLDHLENRKDSHEAKDDKTQFPKLKAFGENDSENKHLCKTIGETDLECYLGIDIGSTSTNLVLMNKESEIIAYRYLKTLGNPIEAVRKGLKDLKYEFGDRIKMMGVGTTGSGRYMIGELIGADIIKDEITAQAKAAVTIDDSVDTIFEIGGQDSKYIRLENGVVTDFEMNKICAAGTGSFIEEQAKKLNIPVNDFGEIALNSHYPVNLGERCTVFIEANIAASLSKGVKIDQLASGLCYAIAKNYLNKVVGQKKIGNKIFFQGGVAYNQGVINAFRALLGDKLFVPPFFSVTGAYGVAILAKEEMLEEKSKFKGLNFDTKIQFDEKQKHYQPKTEGEGKIYNEIEKLYLKGYDASIDPQKETVGIPRVLFLHKLFPMFHVFFKELGFNVLLSNSTDEETIKLSQEYSLDETCYPVKLIHGHVAELMNKKVNYLFLPALYTMTHPISKSRQDYGCVYMQAAPAMINQAMELEKKGIKLLSPVLSFKFGKKYMMSTLLELGKSLGKSTIQTMLALQKGMQSLKIFEKKVEMIGQEAVKKLKPGEKAFVIITRAYGVSDPVLNMGIPKKLMAMGYKVLTLSNLPAHTHDTSKEYPNMYWPFGQHILSGAQIVKQHPNLYAIYITNHGCGPDTILAHYFREEMKGKPYLSIEVDEHSSSVGVLTRVEAFVNSLKTKEVEMRKAEDLKTYSNRVAHKEVNIKNSFHELKDKGVVYLPYLYPYSTLLKELLLKKGIKADVLPMTNSTSVDIGRKFTITKEYFSLTAILGDVFKKLYASKKDEENMAFFIPKSEGTEANGQYDRLLRMKLNEEGFHHVEIIAPFIEDVLHEDEDAEGIYLSLLAGDLIRMAPKGDRDKYLCEILAGIKNSNFKINHLKEIAKKIYTELKLKKSKKRIFVIGEPMVLFNDFMNNFTFNHIEEEENRVIYSPLSEYMWFIWGDFLTKKLDKKSPILRQRLNRFEYYIHAISECLADESPFAKDLSHLIAAADERMKYYSGGNGRYRQAKIVSSFNNIDGIITAASMYENTNIILNLLYKGVDEKLLKPVLHLTFDGNKNENDETKIKSFMYYI, from the coding sequence TTGTACAGCTTAGGGATCGATATAGGATACGCTTCAATAAAACTTGTATTGATCAACAATAATAATGAAATAAAACATACAGTATATTTGCTGCACAAAGGAAGAATTCAAGAAGTTTTAAAAGAAACTATATATAACTTACTGTCAAGGTATGCACTAGAGGATGTAAAATTTGCAGCCATAACAGGGAATGGAAGTAAGTTTTTAGCTGAGGAGCAAGAAATTCAACATATAAATGAAGTAACGGCAATCGTAGAAGGCAGTAGGATCACAGAGGAAAAAATTGGTTCAATTATAGAAATTGGGGGGCAAAGTGCAAAATATATTACAGAATTTAACAAAAATCATAAATCACAAATAAAAATAGGGATTAATGCTGATTGTTCTGCCGGTACAGGTTCCTTTTTAGAGGAACAAATATCTAGATTGGATTTAAAACTAGAAGACTATTCTATTTTCACAGAGAAGGCACAATCTATTCCAAGAATCGCAGGCAGATGTAGTGTGTTTGCTAAAACAGATTTGATTCATCATCAACAGGAAGGGGTTTGTGTAGAAGATTTATTACTAGGGCTGGCTTACGCTTTGGTTAAAAACTATAAAGCAGCAGTCATAAAAAAATTACCTATTAGAAAGCCAATACTATTTATTGGTGGTGTTGCATATAACTTAGGAATTATTAGGGCACTAAAAGATGTCTTGAGTTTAGATGAAGGAGAATTAATTGTACCGCAGCAATGTGGTAATGTTGGTGCATTGGGGGCAGCTGTAATAGCAAATAAAGATAAGCTAAAAATAGACTTACAAAAACTCCTAGATCATTTAGAAAATAGAAAAGACAGTCATGAAGCAAAGGATGATAAGACCCAGTTTCCTAAATTAAAAGCTTTTGGAGAAAATGACAGCGAAAATAAACACCTTTGTAAAACCATAGGAGAAACCGACTTAGAATGTTATCTAGGTATTGACATAGGGTCTACAAGTACTAATTTGGTTCTTATGAATAAAGAAAGTGAAATCATTGCCTATAGATATCTAAAAACTCTAGGAAACCCTATTGAAGCTGTGAGGAAGGGTCTGAAGGATTTAAAATATGAGTTTGGAGATAGGATAAAGATGATGGGGGTGGGCACCACAGGTTCTGGCAGATATATGATTGGTGAGCTTATTGGTGCAGATATCATTAAGGATGAAATTACTGCTCAGGCAAAGGCAGCAGTGACAATAGACGACAGCGTGGACACCATCTTTGAAATAGGGGGGCAGGACTCTAAATATATCAGACTTGAAAATGGTGTTGTAACAGACTTTGAAATGAATAAAATCTGTGCGGCAGGAACCGGTTCTTTTATTGAAGAACAGGCTAAAAAGCTGAATATACCCGTAAATGATTTTGGAGAAATTGCTCTAAACAGTCATTATCCAGTGAACTTAGGAGAAAGATGTACAGTATTTATTGAAGCAAACATAGCAGCTAGTTTATCAAAGGGTGTTAAGATAGATCAGCTTGCTTCAGGACTTTGTTATGCTATTGCAAAAAATTATCTTAACAAGGTGGTGGGACAGAAGAAAATAGGAAATAAAATATTTTTCCAAGGAGGGGTAGCATATAATCAAGGAGTTATCAATGCCTTCAGAGCACTTCTAGGAGATAAATTGTTTGTTCCTCCTTTTTTCAGTGTAACAGGTGCCTATGGTGTTGCAATTTTGGCAAAAGAAGAAATGCTGGAGGAAAAGAGTAAATTCAAGGGATTAAATTTTGATACAAAAATACAATTTGATGAGAAACAAAAGCATTATCAGCCTAAGACAGAGGGTGAGGGAAAAATTTATAATGAAATTGAGAAGCTATATTTAAAAGGATATGATGCTTCCATTGATCCCCAAAAAGAAACAGTAGGTATACCAAGGGTTTTATTTCTGCATAAACTATTCCCTATGTTTCATGTGTTTTTTAAGGAGTTAGGTTTCAATGTACTTTTATCGAATTCAACAGATGAAGAAACCATTAAGTTAAGTCAAGAGTATTCTCTGGACGAAACCTGCTATCCTGTAAAGTTAATTCATGGTCATGTGGCGGAATTGATGAATAAAAAGGTAAACTATTTATTTCTACCTGCCCTATATACCATGACCCATCCTATATCAAAGAGCAGACAGGACTATGGCTGTGTGTATATGCAGGCGGCACCTGCTATGATTAACCAGGCGATGGAATTAGAAAAAAAAGGAATAAAACTGTTATCACCAGTTCTATCATTTAAATTTGGGAAAAAATATATGATGAGCACTCTACTAGAATTAGGAAAAAGCCTTGGAAAAAGTACAATTCAAACTATGCTTGCTCTACAAAAAGGTATGCAGTCTTTAAAAATCTTTGAGAAAAAGGTTGAGATGATAGGACAGGAAGCCGTCAAAAAACTAAAGCCAGGTGAAAAAGCCTTTGTGATTATTACAAGGGCCTATGGGGTGAGTGATCCAGTACTTAACATGGGTATACCTAAAAAACTGATGGCTATGGGATATAAAGTCTTGACACTCTCCAATCTACCAGCCCATACCCATGATACCTCTAAAGAATATCCTAATATGTATTGGCCCTTTGGACAACATATTTTATCTGGAGCACAGATTGTAAAACAGCATCCTAATTTATATGCCATTTACATTACCAATCATGGCTGCGGTCCAGATACAATATTAGCCCACTACTTTCGAGAGGAAATGAAGGGAAAGCCTTATTTAAGCATTGAAGTAGATGAACATTCCTCCAGTGTTGGGGTACTAACCAGGGTGGAGGCTTTTGTAAACAGCTTAAAAACAAAGGAAGTAGAGATGAGAAAAGCTGAGGATTTAAAGACCTACTCTAATAGGGTTGCACATAAGGAGGTGAATATAAAAAATAGTTTTCATGAATTAAAAGATAAAGGGGTAGTGTATTTACCCTACTTATATCCTTATTCAACCCTGTTGAAGGAGCTGTTGCTTAAAAAGGGAATAAAGGCGGATGTTTTGCCCATGACAAATAGCACTTCTGTTGATATAGGAAGAAAATTTACCATCACAAAAGAATATTTTTCTTTGACAGCAATATTGGGAGATGTTTTCAAGAAACTTTATGCATCTAAAAAAGATGAAGAAAACATGGCCTTCTTTATACCTAAGTCAGAGGGTACAGAAGCCAATGGACAATATGATCGTCTGTTGAGGATGAAGCTGAACGAAGAAGGTTTTCATCATGTAGAGATCATTGCCCCCTTCATAGAAGATGTATTACATGAAGATGAAGATGCTGAAGGGATTTACTTAAGCTTATTGGCAGGAGATCTTATTAGAATGGCACCTAAAGGTGATAGAGATAAGTACTTGTGTGAAATTCTTGCAGGAATTAAAAATAGTAATTTTAAAATAAATCATCTAAAGGAAATAGCAAAAAAAATATATACTGAGTTAAAACTCAAAAAAAGCAAGAAAAGGATTTTTGTGATAGGGGAACCTATGGTTCTTTTTAATGATTTTATGAATAACTTTACCTTCAATCATATTGAGGAGGAGGAAAATAGAGTCATCTATAGTCCTTTAAGTGAGTATATGTGGTTTATATGGGGGGACTTTTTAACGAAAAAACTAGACAAAAAATCCCCAATATTACGCCAGAGATTAAATAGGTTTGAGTATTATATCCATGCTATATCTGAGTGTTTAGCAGATGAGAGTCCCTTTGCAAAGGATTTAAGTCATCTAATTGCTGCGGCAGATGAAAGAATGAAGTATTATTCCGGCGGAAATGGAAGATACCGTCAAGCAAAAATAGTGTCTAGTTTCAACAATATTGACGGCATAATCACTGCAGCATCAATGTATGAAAATACAAATATCATATTAAATCTATTATATAAAGGAGTTGATGAAAAACTTTTAAAGCCTGTACTTCATTTAACCTTTGATGGAAATAAAAATGAAAACGACGAGACAAAGATCAAATCTTTTATGTACTATATCTAA